DNA from Macrobrachium rosenbergii isolate ZJJX-2024 chromosome 13, ASM4041242v1, whole genome shotgun sequence:
atatatatatatatatatatatatatatatatatatatatatatatatatatatatagagagagagagagagagagagagagagagagagagagagagagagagagagagagagagagagagagagagagagaggatattgcaTAGTAACAGGAACAGCTACAAAGGAGTGCAATTTCAATAGAAGGTTAGGAATAACAGAAGGTGAAAAGGATATTTACAGAATATCAAActcaaagaaaaagcaaagaaaagatcTGGGTCAGTCAGGTatcatcaaatatacaaaagGAAATATCTTGCTGAAGGATGATGACATAAAACGAAGCTGATCTGATTATTATAAGTACCCTgcaataacagaaaatgaaacaggGGACTTAGGGAGGCGAGGACTGTGGAGGGACCGGTGATTGAGATGCAGTCTGTATAAGTAAAGAAGGCtataggtaaaatgaaaaatggcaaagCACCAGCTCCATCAAAGGTGCAAACTGAATTGTTGGTGCTTAGTACATAGGGGGAAGAGTGGATACCTGAACTGTTAAGGGCAATGTGGAAAGAGGAAGCAATGCTAAATGACTGGGGAGAAAGTCTGATTTTATGCGTTTAAACAAAACGGAGATATTGTGGAGTGTGGTAATTAGGCTATATAAGaatcaaactaataaaaatttactGAAGGTTTTAGTAAAAATACTGGATGAAAGAttgtaaatatttgtgaaaactgGTGATCGATAGTGCAGTTTCATTAGAGGGAGATTTCTACTTACAGGTTGAAAGGTAATCAGAAGTTCTActgtgcactgatagcactaaaAGACATTTAATAGAAGACTCAGCGAGGTGGTGTTTTGGTActtaagaaagaggaaagtgcCAAAAAATTTAGTTAGATTGGttgaaatgatgaatgaatgaacaaggaCAATAGTAATAACAGCCTGtggcaaaacagaaatgtttaaagTTAGAGTTGTTCACATCAAAGATCGGCACTTAGCCCATTCTGTTGGTATTGGTGATTGATGTATCGAATGAAGGGATTAGGAATGAAAATCAAGGAGAAATGTTAAATGCAGATGATCAAGGGGAATTGTTATATGCAAATTATCCAACAGAATTGTTATTTACAGATGATCCATGACTGGATAATTGCAATTTTGAACAGTGTGGTATGGAGGTAAATGTGGGTAAAGCTGTATTTAGGTTATCTAACACGAAGGGAGGGTGTGAAGTTGAGGCTGAAAGCAGGATAAAAACAACTTTGGGAAAATAGAGGGAGGTGGCAAGGGTAGTTATGACATAAGAAtgccaaataaactgaaaataaagatctaTTGCACTATAACCACACTAGTGATGATGTATAGTTGAATAACATGGGGATTAAGACGAAAGGAGGACCTGAAGATACAGCAAGCAGAGATGTGGATGCTGAGGTGGATTTTGGGATCGTGTTACATGATaggctggaaaatgaaaaaaattaaaattgccaGGGTGGTAAAGATTACTGATATAATGAGAGTGTCGATACTGAGAGGGCTTAGGCATGTGGTAAGGATAACTGAGTAGGAAGGAGTGAAGAGAGCTTGGGTGGAACCTGTTAGGAGTAGGtcaagagggaggcaaaggattagaCAGAGTGAGAAAGTGTAGGAGGATTTGAAGATTTTAGTGGAGGAAGGTGTTTCCCATAGGAATAGCTGGAGAAGACACATTAAGGCAACTGGCCCCTTCGCATAGGAATAGCATggggatgaagaagaaaatacgcAGCTACGTAGCTTTTCTGCCCACATTcacagcaattttttttgtttccttccacTACTTTTGAAACTTCCCAAttccacagattttttttaaactaacctTCTCCATTCTCTCCTCGTGAAAAACACCACCTAAGTCAAAAACCTCTTATTTGGGGCATACAAAAGCCACTTCctaaatatacatattgtatgcTCAACAGTGCTAATAACCATCTCTATCACCCTTCTGATTTTACATggcaacaaatatttttcccattcattCCTTCTGAATCTTTCCCTCTTCAAACTGTAGCTTGCACACTTCAAACTCATATCAAACGTTGGCTTATATTCAAATCACTCCATTATGAACAAAATCACACGGGTAATCTCATCAACTTCTGATACCTTTCCTTTATTTGACTTCTCTTGGCCACCTTACAACCTCTTattcacttccacaagcattctctaATTTAAACTTACTAATTCCACTCTTCCATCATTCACATTCATGCTttgtataaaatttcattatcctTTGAATTTTATTCTAATCCCAATAATGTGTGGCTATTGCAAGGtttatattattaacattaacgGCTATTTTAAGCTCCCCGATGAGTTTTTCGAGATATCTTACACAACcaaattacaatttttacaaaTGAAGACGTAGACCCTGGCTTCgtccttttcctttaattttactgtttattttttttacaaagggatTTATTGATAATACTGTCAGTGACACTTAGTTTGATCAATTCGCATGTTTTACCCTCTCGTATGGGAAGCTATATGCATGTTCACCTCCCTTTTAATTTCATGAATTCGAGAACTATATCTCACGGGAAATTGGTGAATAAGGTTACAAAATCAAAGATCATCATCGAGTTAACATTGTCCTTATTAGTTTTGAAACTATCTACAAAATCAGAGGAGTGTGTTAAATGGGCTTGGGTAACTAAACCCATCAGAACACCCAAGACTCTGCTAACCTCGCTAATGAATTATGAGCAAATCTTAATGAATCGACTATGGGTCTCACTGTTATGCCTAATTCATGTATTTTAGGGAAGCCGTACACATAGGGCATACTGTAGCACTGTGCTTAAGAGATAATGCGTTGTAATGTATCTCCTTGTCAGTACTCAAAATGATCTGCTTCAAGACAGTATTAAAGTTTCACTGCTTTTCCAAAGGTACTATCCAGGACTACGATGGCCTTGTCCTTCTTTGATTTCATTATTCTAATGTCTTTGTATATAGACAGACGTTACAGAGCTGCATTTAATTTCTCTGGTAATAAGAGATTTCTCGTACCCTTACAATTACTACTCCCCTCAAAAATGTTACAGCGTTATTTTTTCAAtgttaatcaaattttttttgaCGCAATCTATAAAGAAAATCTTTCCTTTGACTTGAGAATTCAAACTCATTCCTGCTACAACGACCACATCCCTGGATATGAGCTACCTtaagattttgaaatgaattttcaaattgAACTTCCAAATTTGCTTTTTGGAGGTTGCTGAGACTCGTGACACTATTCCTAACATGGGccataaaataaacaacatatcTATCGGAGCCAAGTTTTTCTGCTTCTCTGGACgccactgtttttttttcccataagctatgttcatttatatcttgcacacacacacacacacacacacacacacacacacacacatatatatatatatatatatatatatatatatatatatatatatatatatatatatatatatgctgtgtatatatatatatatatatatatatgtatatatatatatatatatatatatatatatatatatatatatatatatatatatatatatataaataaataaataaataaataaataaataaataaatataatatatatatatatatatatatatatatatatatatacatactatagtCACTTGagaacgtgattcatttatcacacattaccacaagtgaaaaataggtcctgaccggtttcgactttatttccaagccattgacgaaggactgatgcatagtattagaagtcacaaatatatatactacagagacagtactgacgaacatacataaccgtttgagactacagagatccactcctaccttgacacccgccTGAGGGTGGATCTGTAGtatcaaacggttgtgtatgttcgtcagtactgttctgtatatatatatatatatatatatatatatatatatatatatatatatatatatatatatatatatatatacatatatattatatatatacatatatatatatatatactgtatatatatacatatatatatatatatatatatatatatatatatatatatatatatttgtgacttctaatgctatgtatcagtccttctgtcaatggcttggaaataaagtcgaaaccaggcAGAACCTAcaacccgtttcttatttttcacctgtggtaatgtgatatatgtgtgtatatgtgtgtggctTTTCTTAGTTATGATTTTCACTTTGTGAATAAATGTCTTTGCAAAATTTATTCCCTCTCCCTTCTACTTTTGGATATGTTCTCTCATCTTAGTGACTTGAAAAAGATCGGGCCCCTTAGCACGCATGCTATTAAATGCATGAAAAATGAGTTACTAGAGAATACTGCCTATGCTTATAATCATAACACTCTCTTCGAAATTTTATAAGCATTCCATGAACATTCAACCTATAACATTCCTGTGAAATGGATAGTTTTATATCattgtactttttatatatatttatatatacatacatatatatatatatatatatatatatatatatatatatatatatatatatatatatatatatatatatatatatatatatataaattcctctgctgtgaaaaataaatattcttcgaTTAATTACGTCTAAATGATAAAAAGGCTCTGGACAGCCACATAAAGTATATGCTGACTCAACTTCTTCAGGAGGATCTAGTAGTTCTGCCGActcaccttcttcagcaggatcTCCTACCTCTGCTGAGTCAACTTCATCAAGAGTATCTACTAGTTCTGCTGGCTCCACTTCTTCAGGAGGATCTAGCAGTTTTGTTGACTTATCTTCTTCAGCAGGATCTACTACCTCTGCTGAGTCAACTTTATCAGGAGGATCTACTAGCCCTGCTGGAGCCACTTCTTCAGGAGGATCTAGTAGTTCTGTTGACTTACCTTCCTCAGCAGGATCTACTACCTCTGCTGAGTCAACTTCATCAGGAGGATCTACTAGCTTTGATGGCTCCACTTCTTCAGGAGGATCTTCTAGTAGTTCTGCTGACTTATCTTCTTCAGCAGGATCTACTACCTCTGCAGAGTCAACTTCACCAGGAGAATCTACTACCTCTGCTGGATACACTTCTTCAGGAGGATCTAGTATTTCCTCTGACTCATCTTCTTCAGCAGGATCTACTACCTCTATTGGTTCAACTTCATCAGAAGGATCTAGTAGCTCTGCTGGCTCCACTTCTTCAGGAGGATCTAGTGGTTCTGCTGACTTATCTTCTGCAGGAGGCTCTAGTAGCTCTGCTGGATCCACTTCTTCAGCAGAATCTAGTAGTTCTTTTGACTTATCTTCTTCAGGAGGATCTAGTAGCTCTGCTGAATCCACTTCATCAGGAAGATCTGGCAGTTCTGCTGACTCATCTTCCTCAGCAGGATCTACTACCTCTGCTGGGTCAACTTCATCAGGAGGATCTACTAGCTCTAATGGCTCCACTTCTTCAGGAGGATCTACCAGTTCTGCCGAACCCACTTCTTCAGCAGGATCTACAAGTTCTGCTGACTCCACTTCTTCAGTAGGATCTACTAGTTCTGCTGGCCCAACTTCATCAGGAGGATTTACTAGCTCTGCTGACTCAGCTTACTCAGGAAGTTCAACTTCTATAGGCTTAAGTAgtccatcttcttcaggaggatcAACTAGTTCTCCTAGTTCAACATCTCCAGAAGTATCAACAAGTCCAGTTTCTTCTGATGCACCTAGTTCTTCATCTTCAGCTGGGTCAACTTCTGGCGAATCAAGTTCATCAAGTTTATCATCAGGGGCGTCTCCAGGTTAGATAATAAAGCAAATAATGCACTCCGAGAGTGGAAATTATAGTCAGTATACATCAAATTTCTAACTATTTTTGAGTTGGACTTAACGCTTCACCAAATATGCAAAAAACATCTTGTCTACTCCGCTGCATAAATTTGCTTGATAAACATGGTACATGATATGCAGTCTAATGTTAATCATTTCGGAGAATGCAATATTACATACGGACTTCTTTCCTTCTATTCCTATAAAGAAACTACAATAAGCTAAATACTCTGATCCCCACTATTATGCTGAAATACATATTTGCACAAAATCTTAATGACCAAGTTTGCTATTACTCACTCTATTCAAATCGAAGCAAACTTGTTTTCTTTGAACTATCTTTGTGTTTTTCGTGAAAGTGCATAACAACAATAAATCTAATACAGAACTCTACTTTCGTAGGACGGTGTCTTCTTGGAAATGTACTATATATCGTAGAATAAATCATAACATGTTCAGTGCAAAACCATTTATTacctttatgcatttattttggcTATCATATGTTGAAGCATAAATCTAGTAATGGTGCTCATCAGAATTATCCATAACTGAACGGTATAAAGTTCCgcccataatttaaaaaaaaaaaaacactcatcatCCTCTACTTTATAACATTAACAAggtttaaaatttcattcttataaaaatgtacaataagaaaataatacataTCATTGTGGGCCAATAAACcattcatattacacacacatatacagtatatgtgtgtgtgtgtgtaaatttgttttaaagctattttaagttcgataatatattttctctatatgTTTCCTTCCTTTAAATGCCAATGACTTACTGACTGATTTGTGAACAATTGGcgataaagccaagcactgggacactttctgCCAAATGCTAGTGATGACAGGGAGGTTAAATATCGGAAGCTGATAAATCTTCTCTGTTTTTTGTATCAGCCTGAACATTTCACTACTGTGTTCAAGATATACTGATCACTTCTATAGCCATCACTATAAGCAGTTATAAAACCTTTTCACAGTTCaatatatacaagaaaacaaTATGTAACTGGAGTGtttctttacataaattttatatttttctaacccTATTAAGATAACTTTCATTATCGGAACACTGAAGAATCTTGTGGCACTGTGGATGATTTACGGACATAGCATCAGCTTAATTAAGAGGACCTTATACTGAGGACTCAAAATCTCTCGTGATAGCGGAGGCTGCgtcaattaatttaaaaaaatccagtGGCTAAAACAGAGATCTTTTATATGCATACTGCCTTATGAGTTTAGATATAAACTTACAAATTGCTGCATATTACAAAATAACATCGAGGGCAACAACTTCAAAAGAACATGATATACACATTTCAGTGAAGCTAGGgaacaggaaaaagagaaaatgctggCAACGATAATGGATGGCTCtaagataacataaaaaaactttttctcctGGTCCTCCACTTCAGCGTATATTATGCATACTCTCCAAATTATGATatagtaaaaatcaaaatttgaaaacatcATAATATTAAACTGACGAAGGCGGaaggtaaaattattaaaaataagctTATTCACAAATGATTTTTCGTGGTGAGGCTtaacattaaattataattttctgaatACAATTctggtttatatatgtacatatatatatatatatatatatatatatatatatatatatatatatatatatatatatgtgtgtgtgtgtgtgtgtgtatgagtgtattatatatatatatatatatatatatatatatatatatatatatatatatatatatatatatatatatatatatatatatatataatcttaacaaGCCGTTTTAAAAAACTGGGGGTATTTTGTCTTAAATAATCAATAACTACCATAATCatcttttgactgctgagtcagaTGGGCCTTCCCCCCAACTCAACAGCAATTAGTATCTCAGAAAATATAGAACTACCCAAACATACAAACTTTtcctcaacttctcctccatcctCTCACCATGGCAACCTTATATCCCCTTTCCATCTTTTCAGCTATgctaatctttttaaaaaaagcttCTCATGTCTAAAGTTCTCGTTCATTTAATCCGTTTCACTCAACATACTACAGAAACCGTCTCCTCGGCATATTTAGTCTTTCTTATCAAATACGTATTCAACATTCAAAATTCACTTCCCTAAAGGAGAGTTCATTCAACAatccattcatacatacaaactttTGCTTTCACAAACTGACGATTATTAAATTCCTAGCTTCCCTTATTCTATGACTGTCCTCTTTTCTCACAATACCATCATTAGCTACATCTCACAAATATATGTGCAAATCAGTCGTTTCCATTCTTCCAGTATACatgctgtcatttattttttcatcgtcTTTGCTTCTTTATGTGCTTATGTTGCTCTCACTAGGAGTCACATCCAATTGTCTCATCCTAAAATAATTAGGAAATCTCTCACCAGACTCTGCATCTTTTCTTCACTATTGCGTATTAATAGTGCATTATCGGCAAAAATCAGCCTATCTACTATCCATTCATGACTCTTCGTATTTAACAACTTTGCATTCATACTTCTTTGCTTTTCTAACTTCCAACTACCCCATACATAACGCTATAACACGGTAATGAAGATTTAACATAAATGTACCTTCCAACTCTTTTATAAGAAACCAGTCATTCTCTCACCTACATGAGAGTATATGCACTCAACTTCTTTAGGGGAATCTACTAGCCCTGCTGACACAACTTCTTCAGGAGGATCTGCCAGTTCTGCCAGCTCCACTTCTTCAGAAGGTTCTACAAGCTCAGAAGGCTCAACTTCTACTGGGGGATCTACTAGTTCAGCTGGAGCCACTTCTTCAGCAGGATCTACAAGTTCAGCTGAATCCACTTCTTCAGGAGGATCTACTAGTTCTGCTGACTCAACTTCTTCAGAGGGATCTAGCAGCTCTGCTGGTTCCACTTCATCAGGAGGATCTTCTAGCTCTGCTGGATCCACTTCTTCAGGAGGATCTAGTAGCTCCGCTGGATACACTTCTTCAGCTGAATCTACAAGTTCGGCAGACTCAACTTCCTCAGCAGAGTCTACTAGTTCTGCTGACTCAACTTCTTCAGAGGGATCTAGTAGCTCAGCTAGTTCCACTTCATCAGGAGGATCTTCTAGCTCTGCTGGGTCCACTTCTTCAGGAGGATCTAGTAACTCCACTGGATACACTTCTCCAGCTGAATCTACAAGTTCAGCAGACTCAACTTCCTCAGCAGAATCTACTAGTTCTGCTGACTCAACTtcttcagggggatctagtagCTCTGCTGGTTCCACTTCATCAGCAGGATCTTCTAGCTCTGCTGGATCCACTTCTTCAGGAGGGCCTAGTAGCTCTGCTGGTTCCACTTCTTCAGCTGAATTCACTAGTTCTGCAGACTCAACTTCTTCAGGAGATTCAACTAGTTCTGTTGGATCAACTTCTTCAGCAGGATCTAGTGGTTCTGCTGGATCTACTTCTTCAGCAGGATCTACTAGTCCTGCTGACTCCACTTCTTCAGTAGGATCTACTAGTTCACCTGACTCCACGTCTTTAGCAGGCTCTACTAGTTCCGCTGACTCCATTTCTTCAGCAGGATCAACTAGTTCTACTGATTCCACTTCCTCAGCAGGATCAACTAGTTCTGCTGACTCAACTTCCTCAGAAACTTCAACTTCCGGCGATTCAAGTAGTTCATCTTCATCAGGAGGATCTACTAGCTCTCCCGGTTTAACTTCATCTCTAGGATCAACAAGCTCATCAAGTTTATCATCAGGGCTGTCTTCAGGTTAGATGAGAAAGCAGAAATATCCTTTGAGTGAGGAAATTACATTCAGCATACGATAAAAGATCAAACATGTAAATGTTTTTTACTGGGACCTAACACTTCACCAACTACGTAAAAATCATATCGTCcacataactttaattttgctaaaaataaacTGGTAGATGACTTACACTCTGATGTTGATTATGTtggaaaatgtaatattaaaaacaatatgctTACTTCTTTCCTTCCATTCTTATGAACACCTACTCGTTAATATACTAAGCCTTTCCCTTATGTTCAAATACCTGTTTGCATAAAATCTTAATCACTAAATTCTCTTTCAATCACTGGAGACCTCTTTACACAAACAGAAGTaaacttttctttgaaatatcTTTACGCAAAAACAAGGACTGCacaaatgtcaaaatttttataacaataactcaatttttacataaataaatctgaacCAGAAATCTACTCCCGTCAGACGGTGTTTTGTTCTTAGATCTGTGCTGCATATCTTGGAATAAATCACAGCAAGTTCAATGCACAAAAATTTACTAActcaaacatttattataacgATTACATGTTGGAGCACACATCTGCTAATTATGCTCATCAGAATTATCCATACCTAATTAATATCTATTAAGTAAAAAACACATCATCCATTATTTTATGACAATAACAAGGTATAAAAATATGATTCTTATAAAAATgcacaattaaaaataatacatattacaGTATTGACCATTTAATTActcatattacacacatacatacattacatacatacatacatacatacatacatatatgcatatatatatatatatatatatatatatatatatatatatatatatatatatatatatatatatatatgaatgacatttttttacctacaaatgtcgtttaataaccaGTCGCGCTACTTCGGAAATaccactgaaggggaattataagtaataaatgatttggtacctaagtaACTTAAATACCCGACAGTACacatcaacgacttccagtcgacgttctagacCACTGGGCTGTCAAGAGAGTTTTAAACTAATGCCGACTCTACCGTACATATATCCGTAGAGTGCGTGAATTTGTATTTAGCTTTGGCATCAAAACACCCCCACCATGACAGCcaattggtacgtttggaacacgtagctatttatgaatttttatcacctcaccgtgacattttatataaaaattaagctacaaatgtcgtttaatatccaattcacgctacttcgagaatatcaTCGAATgggattataagtgataaatgatttggtacctaagtaCTGTTGGGTGTTCGACTCACTTAGACACCAAGTCACgggtaagaaaaagagaaaatggtggCAAAAATAATGGATGGcttaaagaaaacacaaaaagcgCTTCTCTCCAAGCCCCCCACTGTAccatatattaaaagataaaaataacattggaAAACATTGTAATATTACACTGAAACAGGATGAAGGTAAACCTAATAAAATGTAAGCATTCTCACAAAACGTCTTTTCTGGTAGAAGCTTAACATTAAATTAGAATTTTCTCAATACAACTTCGGTTTATaaatgtttatctatatatataatatatatatatatatatatatatatatatatatatatatatatatatatatatatatgtgtgtgtgtgtgtgtgtgtgtgtgtgcgtgtttattacATATTACTGGCCTTCTTCCAAGGTGGCTTGGACAGAGGGCGTTGTACGTTCATTGTTCGAGGAACAgacttatttcttttaaatgtaggTTAAGTCTTTGGGGTGGCTAGCTGAGATACGTAATTGTGGTTTTTCCTTATAGTCCCTTTTGAAGTATAATGGTCCCACCAATCTGATTTAGCCGCTTCTTATGGGAGTCGGTTGGATTCCAAACTGAATACAAGTCCAAACTTAGACTTGGAAAAAACTAAGCAAGAGAGAGCTGTGAAAATTCTAAGCCCCTTCAACCACCGAGGCGGGGATTCGCTTTCACGCACACACCGCACACAGTCAACCGTCTCTAccattctctgtctccctccttTATCGCGTTGAGATGATGACATTTGATATGTCATAGTTATGAGGCATGTCGACTACGTCACTGTTCACCATCTCTAACATGCTTCACTATTCACTATACTGTTCACTATTTCTTTGGATGGCAAGTTCACGACAGGCGGTTTGCAAAGTGTTTTTATAACCTTTCACCTTAGTCTTTGTGCTTTGGAATGCTGGCTCAACTTGTCGTTACCGGCTACGAACGGTTGTTAAATTTTCGTTTTGTCTAAGCGCTTGATTAACATTGCTcatttcctctctcactctctctctctctctcattttctgactCATAGCTGTACGACCACGTGTCTCACTCTTCATGATAGTCTCTATTATAGTTTCTATATCAGTCGCTTTGTGTttctataaattctctctctctctaatacatacacacacacacacattatatatatatatatatatatatatatatatatatatatatatatatatatatatatatatatatatatatatatatatatatatatatatatatatatatatatatatatatatatatatatatatatatatatacaaccagaAGGGAGAATGAAAAAGCTTTGTAAATCCTGACTTGTTTcagctttattgctaagccatttACAGGGAACTGATACACAGTAGTAGAGGTTTACAATACATTTACTAGAGGGACAGTACATGCGACCATTCAGGCGAATGGAAACCAAATGTTCATGCCTGACAGGCGCACAGGGATGAGGACCTCCCTGTCATAAGGGGGCGTGGCGGTGATGGAGACCTTACACTCGTCAGTGACAGGTCAACATTTACGAATCCAATTATTGCACGGGTGCCCCGCTTATCTTTCCCCATTGAGTCAACTTCCCTCCATAAAATGTATGCatcttacatatttcttttgaaattaatagatCAAGCTTATACATACCTTTACtggtattcatattcttacaaaagctt
Protein-coding regions in this window:
- the LOC136844596 gene encoding fibrous sheath CABYR-binding protein-like → MYYGSDSPDDKLDELVDPRDEVKPGELVDPPDEDELLESPEVEVSEEVESAELVDPAEEVESVELVDPAEEMESAELVEPAKDVESGELVDPTEEVESAGLVDPAEEVDPAEPLDPAEEVDPTELVESPEEVESAELVNSAEEVEPAELLGPPEEVDPAELEDPADEVEPAELLDPPEEVESAELVDSAEEVESAELVDSAGEVYPVELLDPPEEVDPAELEDPPDEVELAELLDPSEEVESAELVDSAEEVESAELVDSAEEVYPAELLDPPEEVDPAELEDPPDEVEPAELLDPSEEVESAELVDPPEEVDSAELVDPAEEVAPAELVDPPVEVEPSELVEPSEEVELAELADPPEEVVSAGLVDSPKEVECIYSHVGERMTGFL
- the LOC136844595 gene encoding sericin 1-like, whose amino-acid sequence is MRVSILRGLRHVPHKVYADSTSSGGSSSSADSPSSAGSPTSAESTSSRVSTSSAGSTSSGGSSSFVDLSSSAGSTTSAESTLSGGSTSPAGATSSGGSSSSVDLPSSAGSTTSAESTSSGGSTSFDGSTSSGGSSSSSADLSSSAGSTTSAESTSPGESTTSAGYTSSGGSSISSDSSSSAGSTTSIGSTSSEGSSSSAGSTSSGGSSGSADLSSAGGSSSSAGSTSSAESSSSFDLSSSGGSSSSAESTSSGRSGSSADSSSSAGSTTSAGSTSSGGSTSSNGSTSSGGSTSSAEPTSSAGSTSSADSTSSVGSTSSAGPTSSGGFTSSADSAYSGSSTSIGLSSPSSSGGSTSSPSSTSPEVSTSPVSSDAPSSSSSAGSTSGESSSSSLSSGASPG